From the genome of Nicotiana tabacum cultivar K326 chromosome 17, ASM71507v2, whole genome shotgun sequence:
CCTGAGAGCCAAAGAGATGGCACAAAAAGTTCTTTTTCAAGAGACAGAAAGATATTGGCCTATGACCGCAAGAACTATAGACTGAAGAACAAAAGAGTATCAAGTGTCCAATCCAGTAAGGAGCCAATGGGAAGTATGGAAGATTTAAATAAGGCGGAACCGAAGTTTCTAGCGGATGGAGAAGCAGTCAATGAAGCCAAAGCTGGAGGAGTGAATAAAATCATATCAAGTCCCATTTTAAGCCGTGGGGGACCTCAAAAGTTGGCAAGCAGAATGAATATTCAAAATGCAGTAAAAAACTTGGGGGTTATTGACTGGCCTGAGAGACAAAGTGACAGTGCAAACGGATCTTTTTCAAGACACAGAAAGATATTGACCTTTGACAGCAAGATGTCCGGATTGAAGAAACAAAAGGTATCAAGTGTCCAGTCCAGTGAGGAGCCAATGGGAAGTATGACAGGCTTAAATAAGGCCGAACTGAAGTTTCTAGTGGAAGGCCATATGAATGCTGAAGACAGCTTCCTAAGGAAGTCGGATGAGCAGTTTGATGTGGGGGAATTTGAGCAACAATTTGAAGGAAAACGATCAGACACACTTGATACATATGATGTTGGCTTTGACACTCAACTGGCGGCTGAAGCTATGGAAATCCTGCTACATGCCCCTCCTTTGAAATGTGACACTGTTTGTGCCCTTCAAATTCCAGAAACCAGCATACTTAAAGAAGGGGAATTTCCTGAGAGCGCTTTCTCAAGAGAGTTTAACATTGAGAGCAATTCATCAGAACCTACTGAATGTAGCTCAGCTGAAACAGAGCAGTTAAGAGGCAAAACCAGAGATTTTTCTTCGGTTGTTCGTAGAACTAGGCATCAAGTATCTTCAAATTTAAGGAGCCCGGAGAACCAAGCAACCAATCCTAATACAGAGTctgattttccaaagaaaagaaGGAAGCCACATGACCTAGTAGAGTTAAATGACAATTTGTTGAAAGTGGCTGCTGTGAGAGGAAAAGTCTCCAAATCAGGTACTGACACATCAAGGAAAGCTAGAAAAGTTAACATGCAGAAACAAGGAGAAATCCGTCAAAGTTTAGCAGCAATGTTGAGTCAAGTGAAATTGGAAAGCTGGGTCTCTAAAGGGAAAAGGACACATAAAGGTGCACGGCGGCTATCAAATGGATCAAGCGATCTCTATCCTCTACAAATCTCCGCTGATGAGGATAATAACTTTAAGTATCCTGATTTGAATCATAAGGCAGAGAGGAGACCACAACTCTTAGTATTTAAAAGACGAATTCAGTCTTCATCTGAAAAGAACCACTCAGGACTCTTGGCCATTGAGTGTACACATGAACCTTGTAAATATTCAGTCACAAGTGAAAAGATGATGTCCATGGATTTCAAGAGAGCCGAATCTACCGAGACTGCCAAAGTAAATGAAGTGATATCCATATCCACTAATCTTTTGACAAACGACATGAAATTTGACATAACTTCAAGTGGAAACTCAAATCGATCATACAGTCTTAATGGTGACAAGAAAGGCAGGCAACACATGAGAAATCTCTCTAGATCAACCCTTACCCAAGAGCTTATTAGATTAGGCTATGCAGAGAAATTACCTGGTTTTCTGCCCAGAGGTTCAAGACGACGAAAAGGTGCAGGTGAAATTCATGTCTTGTTTAGCCAGAGCCTGGATAGCAAATTAATCAAGCAGCAAAAAAAGGTAGTGCTTCCAATTTCCTGAGATATATTTGACTTTTAACCTAGTACTTGGCAATGATTCAAGGTTATTCCAATTGCCTGTGAATGCAGATTTTAGCAAGACTGGGATTTATCTCCACATCAAATTGTTCTGATGCAACACACTTTGTTACTGACAGTTTTGTTAGAACTAGGAATATGCTGGAAGCCATTGCCTGCGGAAAACCAATTTTAACACATTTGTGGCTTGAGAGCTGTGGGAGAGCAAGCTGTTTTGTCGATGAGAAAAGTTATATCTTAAGAGAtgccaaaaaggaaaagaaacttgGTTTCAATATGCCGGCTTCACTTGCTCATGCCAGAAAGTATCCCCTTCTAAAGGTATGTGTTTATACTTACTGCTAGAGAAGTATTCAGGTTATCATTAGTTAACTTTTTCCTGTGAACAGGGTCGAAGAGTCATTATAACTCCTAGCGTAAAACCTAATAGAGATACCCTTCTAAGCTTGGTCAAGGCAGTGCAGGGTGAGGTACACAGCCATGGCATTGATTTGACTTCTTTTTAATGTTGTTTTAGTTTCTGCTTTTGATGTGTGACTAATGTGCATGATCAGGATAAAATTATCCAAGCTCGTAAattcttttttattaattaataatttgaAATATTATAACAAATTTACGTCAATTAAGGTtcttgttttccattttttaaaatgtttttcaGGTGGGGGACGAATCGAATAATAAAGTCACTTGTGATGATCTATTAATTCTTTCCTGCGAAGAAGATTACAAAGTATGCATTCCATATCTAAAAAAAGGTAtgctttcatttctttctttctcccTTCTAGCAATTAACTGCTACCTTGGAACTGATGGCTATAAGTATCACTGTTGCAGGAACTCTTGTTTATAGTTCGGAGCTCTTGCTTAATGGGATTGTTATCCAGAAACTGGAGTACAATAGGTATGTATTGCTAAAAGAAAACGACATATtccatttgttttctctttaggGTCAAAATTACCATAATTTTTGGTGCTCTACTTGCTTAAATCCTATTGAATTGTGACTAATATTTGGCCCTTCTGGCATATCTGCATCAAATGCTAGCTTGGTTTTTCTGTGCTAAGTGGTTGAAATGTCTGAATTCTTAGCAATGAGCAATTGATCAAAAGGCTTTCAAGTGACATCTTCTTTCATTATCTTTTGAAAGTAATTCTGAAATTCCTAATTCACACTAGCAACAGTGATGCACAACGTCATTATATCACTAATTTGGAATCAAGAAATTTAAACAAAGTTCCTTAATTTGAGTATATACCAAGATAAGGTAACAGTTACTGCACATCGTTGTTCTAGGATTATTTTCAGTCATCTGCACTTTATTTGGCTTTTGGATCATCTATAGTAGAATGCCTAACTGGTTTACTTCAATTATTGTTATTTCAAGTACAGGAATCAGCTTTTCACAAAGTTTCATGACAAAAACTGCAAAGATTGAAAGACTCTTATATTGACAAGGACGAGCTTTTTGAAGAAAACACCGTGCCCAACTGCTTGTATATCGGTCCAAAATATGCTACTAGTCCAAGTAACAAATGATGATATCTTTGTGTAACAGGAAACTCGGAGCCTTAGATGGGCAGAAGTTTTGAATATTGGTAAGATAACTAGGCTCTCATTGTTTGTGCGGAAAAAAGTTGCCATCTTATCTATTCCCTTGTAAATTCACTCGGTTTGCTAATCAGTATTAAGTTACGGAAAAATATGCTAATAGTTTGTGAtgcaaaatgtttttttttatggAAATTACTCGAACGGAATAACATAGACAATGAGGATTCATAGTCATCCTTACTTGCTTGGAATTGAGGCGTAGTTGTATTACGAAAATTTTTATAGATTAAAttagagaaattttcagaaaccactatgttTTAGTGATTATTAGCTTGTTATAGCTATCATTTActaaattacttcctatagctatgttttcagtTGTTATAGACTGTATTCAATGtgtttttgctactgtattcatgaatacagtagcaaaactcGGCGGAAAACAGGGGAGTCCAGCTAAGCATAGAATGTATTTGACTGTATTTGCAAACTGTATTTGTGAATACAGTAACGGAATTTGCGAAAAAAAGGTCTTCGGCTTAAAAATggtaagtgaatcaattaacgcgatagactcctaatataactcaacaaactcaattataacacacaaaatttgaattttcagttatagaaaagattctcaaccaaaaaacaccccaaaaacagAGCAAACTTAAGAGATTCAATCTATCCTTTCTTTTTTTAGTGGTATCTTTAcaaataaatttatatattgaaattataaaattacattgaatacagttaaatacataaaaatacattgaatacatgaAGTATTGCAGGTCATCTATAGTGCAAAAACATATGAATGCATATTGtagatacatttgaatacatatatacatctgaatacataaataaaattaattaaaaaaacatacaaatacattcatggaatacagcgagacagtgaatacaatgaaatacatggaatacagcgagatacattgaaatacaatagaaaaaaaaacagcgaatacaatgaaatacatgaaaatacagcgagatgcattgaaatacaatgaagaaAAAGGTAACAGAATCTTCAAGACAAAGCAGctgcttcttttttttcttttgctgttTTATTTTCGCATTCCTTTACCTTGTCGAAATCTTCTTATAATCTCGTAGAATGAATTTGAATTAGTTGGACCATGAATTTTGAATTACGAGTAGTTAAGCAAAAAAATCACTTCTTTACTTTCCATTCAAAATGGCGTGAAAGATGTTGGATCTTAGAATTTTTCAACTTCAACTATTTTAGATCGTCACGTTTGGAAAGCAAATGGTTTTCTAATGTAATCATCActtcagaaaaagaagaaaacagccGACGATAATCTCgtagaataaaaaaaaaggtacGTTTGGAAACCAAATAATGTTTTAATGTAATCATCACTtcagaaaaagaagaaggtaTTGCTGGTCAGAGGAGGGGGTTAGGGGTGACACAACAAGGAAGGATGGAAATGGTCGTCGGCCGGATCTGTCGTTGGCGGAACACAGCCCCTGCTAGGTTTCTAAAAGCATGGGAGAAAAAAACCAGggggaaaagagaagaaagaggaaagagaaaggaggagagagggagagagagaaatAATACACAACAAATTTAATGGCTTAAAGGTAGGAAGTGACCATAAATaaatagatattttgctataaaaattaaaaggtagctataagagataattttttaaaagggtatttatttataataaataaggtatcaacatttgctataggaggtaaaatttccatTAAATTATTCACCCAATTCAAAGTCAAAACATCTTCCCGCGTAAACAAGACATTTCTTTCTCAATCAACATTAAATTTCACTTggtaaaaataaattgaaattgTCAAACATACTCTCATACGTGGAATTAAATATTTACCAATTAGATAATAGGAAAAAATCAGCCCGTATGAGAGCTATtgtacaaaaacaaaaaaaataaaaaaatgtaattATAATTTTTCATTTTACTTTCAATGACTTGTTTCTGCAACCACataaatgtcatgaaaatttaaaaacacaaaattcaaaagttattttttcttaaattacgTGCCAAGTCACTCTCACTGTTCCAATTTATGTAGTAATATATGACTCgaataaaatttaagaaagaaagaaaaacatttgaaacttgtgatttTACACTTGTCATGATATTTTTATGGTTATAAAACTATGTTGTTAAGAAAAACAtagaaaacttaaaattaaactatttttaaaatataaaaatatattattcttTTTTGAACGAACATAAATTGGAACGGGTTGTagtatacaaataaaacaagcccATTGATAAAAGTGAATAGCATGAGCTAGCCAGTTATCGGATCGGTAATCAAAAAATAgtcagcatttgcaaagtcattgaaaaatagtcactattttagCTGAAACAtggaaagtttcagc
Proteins encoded in this window:
- the LOC107779044 gene encoding uncharacterized protein LOC107779044, with translation MEAANAYTLPLDDTVNIESPTFGMENLDSPAKILDIPDCVENENSCLSNDSEEEVVLDSDDERMHCAELESVSKCRSSDDTRYTKRSDKWKLSPVSERTYVGCLRRSKKLLQHSDSARSTMDFDNTSQQKQFPEVNGRTSRQVDNIASSTKSRVEEDHYLWPGAEIFKDEIFEGNVETEALTGYALDKERVSSVNQKEGVDGDKEFPIHSCRIGVPKLSNTESQVPHMLSEANALDFVDHYLSVNNEDVLNEVKAGGVNKMISRPIFSHGGPQKLASRMNIQNAIKNSGVFDWPESQRDGTKSSFSRDRKILAYDRKNYRLKNKRVSSVQSSKEPMGSMEDLNKAEPKFLADGEAVNEAKAGGVNKIISSPILSRGGPQKLASRMNIQNAVKNLGVIDWPERQSDSANGSFSRHRKILTFDSKMSGLKKQKVSSVQSSEEPMGSMTGLNKAELKFLVEGHMNAEDSFLRKSDEQFDVGEFEQQFEGKRSDTLDTYDVGFDTQLAAEAMEILLHAPPLKCDTVCALQIPETSILKEGEFPESAFSREFNIESNSSEPTECSSAETEQLRGKTRDFSSVVRRTRHQVSSNLRSPENQATNPNTESDFPKKRRKPHDLVELNDNLLKVAAVRGKVSKSGTDTSRKARKVNMQKQGEIRQSLAAMLSQVKLESWVSKGKRTHKGARRLSNGSSDLYPLQISADEDNNFKYPDLNHKAERRPQLLVFKRRIQSSSEKNHSGLLAIECTHEPCKYSVTSEKMMSMDFKRAESTETAKVNEVISISTNLLTNDMKFDITSSGNSNRSYSLNGDKKGRQHMRNLSRSTLTQELIRLGYAEKLPGFLPRGSRRRKGAGEIHVLFSQSLDSKLIKQQKKILARLGFISTSNCSDATHFVTDSFVRTRNMLEAIACGKPILTHLWLESCGRASCFVDEKSYILRDAKKEKKLGFNMPASLAHARKYPLLKGRRVIITPSVKPNRDTLLSLVKAVQGEVGDESNNKVTCDDLLILSCEEDYKVCIPYLKKGTLVYSSELLLNGIVIQKLEYNRNQLFTKFHDKNCKD